From a single Fusarium fujikuroi IMI 58289 draft genome, chromosome FFUJ_chr03 genomic region:
- a CDS encoding probable glycogen synthase kinase 3 alpha: MSAHRPNAFNSLRMGEVIREKVQDGVTGETRDLQYTQCKIVGNGSFGVVFQTKLSPSGEDAAIKRVLQDKRFKNRELQIMRIVRHPNIVQLKAFYYSNGERKDEVYLNLVQEFVPETVYRASRFFNKMKTTMPILEVKLYIYQLFRALAYIHSQGICHRDIKPQNLLLDPNSGILKLCDFGSAKILVPNEPNVSYICSRYYRAPELIFGATNYTTKIDVWSTGCVMAELMLGQPLFPGESGIDQLVEIIKVLGTPTREQIRTMNPNYMEHKFPQIKPHPFNKVFRKADANAIDLIARLLEYTPTERQSAIDAMVHPFFDELRDPNTKLPDSRHGTGQLRELPALFDFTRHELSIAPSLNQKLVPAHIRPVLASQGLDIDHFTPLTEQEMMAKLD; encoded by the exons AGGTGATCCGCGAGAAGGTCCAAGATGGAGTGACTGGAGAAACTCGGGATCTGCAATACACGCAATGCAAGATTGTTGGAAATGGCTCCTTCGGTGTTGTTTTCCAGACCAAACTGTCCCCTTCCGGAGAGGATGCTGCTATTAAACGAGTCCTTCAGGACAAGCGATTCAAG AACCGTGAGCTCCAGATCATGCGCATTGTCCGCCACCCCAACATTGTTCAGTTGAAGGCTTTCTATTATTCCAATGGTGAACGT AAAGATGAGGTTTACTTGAACCTCGTCCAAGAGTTCGTGCCCGAGACCGTCTACCGAGCCTCTCGATTTTTCAACAAGATGAAAACTACTATGCCCATCCTGGAGGTCAAGTTGTACATCTACCAGTTATTCAGAGCCTTGGCATACATTCACTCTCAGGGCATCTGTCACCGAGACATCAAACCTCAGAACCTTCTCCTGGATCCCAACAGCGGCATCCTTAAGCTTTGCGATTTCGGAAGTGCGAAAATTTTGGTCCCTAATGAGCCCAACGTTTCGTACATCTGCTCCCGGTACTACCGTGCACCTGAACTTATCTTTGGTGCGACAAATTATACCACAAAGATCG ATGTGTGGTCTACTGGCTGTGTGATGGCTGAATTGATGCTTGGTCAACCTCTCTTCCCTGGCGAGTCGGGCATTGATCAGCTCGTCGAAATAATCAAGGTCCTGGGCACTCCTACTCGAGAACAAATTCGAACCATGAACCCCAACTACATGGAGCACAAGTTCCCCCAGATCAAGCCTCATCCATTTAACAAGGTCTTCCGAAAGGCGGATGCCAATGCTATTGACCTCATCGCCCGCCTCCTTGAGTACACCCCAACCGAGCGACAGTCAGCCATCGATGCTATGGTTCACCCTTTCTTTGACGAACTTCGGGACCCCAATACAAAGCTTCCTGATTCGCGACACGGCACTGGCCAGCTTCGTGAACTCCCTGCGCTTTTCGATTTCACACGTCATG AACTCTCAATCGCCCCCAGCCTGAACCAAAAGCTTGTTCCAGCACACATCCGACCCGTGTTAGCATCTCAAGGCCTTGATATCGACCACTTCACACCCTTGACGGAGcaggagatgatggcgaAACTCGATTGA